In Alosa alosa isolate M-15738 ecotype Scorff River chromosome 23, AALO_Geno_1.1, whole genome shotgun sequence, a single window of DNA contains:
- the lrrfip1b gene encoding leucine-rich repeat flightless-interacting protein 2 isoform X11 — protein sequence MGTQVTGRKRIPNREKMTAEDDALSQIAREAEARLAAKRAARAEAREIRMRELERQQKEIHHGSKRYYGLDSKWGHIEQWMEESERYSRHSRRNTSISDDEERMSVGSRGSLRGNFMSSELCGSTSSLPSCRFHSRPSEYSGFLGSSSRASSRASSARASPVVEERMDRDFFDKGSRTASTLSAATLASLGGGSSRRGSCDTSISADTEASIREMKDSLTEVEEKYRRAMVSNAQLDNEKSNLMYQVDTLRDTLMELEEQMCEMRREYEEKAKDYERERHAHAVLKVQFTEMKETLKQSEELLVKHGITLTSEPTTNGDAGESVIDGHVTSESASQLAQDSDSILEIRLRKLVEERENLVDQVRKLKAQVDQTQRNGTDDGTGTDEDLLQNGMDPHILDLQRDANRQISDLKFKLVKSEQEVTALEQNIIRLEGQVTRYKSASENAEKVEDELKVEKRRLQRELRSALDRIDELEASNNHLSKRLEKMKANRSALLAQQ from the exons GCTGAGGCGCGTCTGGCTGCCAAGCGTGCGGCCAGGGCTGAGGCTCGTGAGATCCGCATGCGGGAACTGGAGAGGCAGCAGAAAGAG ATTCATCATGGTTCCAAG AGGTACTATGGTCTGGACAGCAAGTGGGGCCATATTGAGCAGTGGATG gaggagagtgagaggtacTCACGCCACTCACGGAGAAACACCTCG ATATCCGACGATGAGGAGCGGATGTCAGTGGGCAGTCGTGGCAGCCTAAGG GGGAATTTCATGTCCTCAGAATTGTGCGGCAGCACCAGCAGTCTGCCTTCCTGCAGATTCCACAGCCGG cCATCAGAGTATAGTGGTTTTCTGGGCTCCAGTTCCAGGGCCTCATCCAGAGCCAGTTCTGCCCGAGCCAGCCCCGTG GTGGAGGAGCGGATGGACAGAGACTTTTTTGACAAA GGTTCTAGAACAGCCTCCACCCTATCGGCTGCCACTTTAGCCTCTCTAGGTGGAGGTTCCTCGCGGAGGGGAAGCTGCGACACCTCCATTTCTGCTGATACAGAAGCCTCCATAAGGGAAATGAAG GACTCCCTTACAGAGGTGGAGGAAAAGTACCGGCGGGCCATGGTGTCCAACGCACAGCTGGACAACGAGAAGTCCAACCTGATGTACCAGGTGGACACGCTGAGGGACACACTCATGGAGCTGGAAGAACAGATGTGTGAAATGAGACGGGAGTACGAGGAAAaggccaag GATTACGAGCGAGAGCGCCATGCACATGCGGTTCTGAAGGTCCAGTTCACGGAGATGAAAGAAACTCTGAAACAGAGTGAGGAGTTGCTGGTG AAACACGGGATAACGCTCACATCTGAGCCAACAACCAATGGTGACGCGGGAGAGAGTGTGATTGACGGGCATGTCACCTCAGAGTCTGCCTCCCAGCTGGCCCAGGACAGCGACAGCATACTAG AGATTCGACTAAGAAAGCTAGtcgaagaaagagagaatttaGTGGACCAG GTGAGGAAACTGAAAGCGCAGGTGGATCAGACTCAGAGGAACGGCACCGATGATGGAACGGGCACAGATGAGGACCTTCTGCAGAATGGCATGGACCCACACATCCTTGACCTGCAGA GAGATGCTAACCGACAAATCAGTGACCTCAAATTCAAGCTGGTCAAGTCAGAGCAGGAGGTCACAGCCCTTGAGCAAAAT ATCATACGGCTCGAGGGCCAGGTGACCCGTTATAAGTCTGCGTCTGAGAACGCAGAGAAGGTGGAGGACGAGCTGAAGGTGGAGAAGAGAAGGCTGCAGAGAGAG CTGCGGTCAGCACTGGACCGCATCGATGAGCTGGAGGCCAGCAACAATCACCTGTCCAAACGCCTGGAGAAGATGAAGGCCAACCGGAGTGCCCTGCTTGCCCAGCAATGA
- the lrrfip1b gene encoding uncharacterized protein lrrfip1b isoform X1 — translation MGTQVTGRKRIPNREKMTAEDDALSQIAREAEARLAAKRAARAEAREIRMRELERQQKEIHHGSKRYYGLDSKWGHIEQWMEESERYSRHSRRNTSISDDEERMSVGSRGSLRGNFMSSELCGSTSSLPSCRFHSRPSEYSGFLGSSSRASSRASSARASPVVEERMDRDFFDKGSRTASTLSAATLASLGGGSSRRGSCDTSISADTEASIREMKDSLTEVEEKYRRAMVSNAQLDNEKSNLMYQVDTLRDTLMELEEQMCEMRREYEEKAKDYERERHAHAVLKVQFTEMKETLKQSEELLVEAQQLRLKQHNYVREISDLQETLEWKEKKIGALERQKEYSDSMRDERNAFRDQVLRLQDALKKHGITLTSEPTTNGDAGESVIDGHVTSESASQLAQDSDSILGRGPYSMDHSRQVCIYLDIIPEITQEEDGCLDDHQTPQIEAGVSEEARVAESSSSQFNQTALLPEKTPEEAGEEEEDTQKMATPPCQETKSHQVQDPAEVQSASVILKDGEDMRVEYGSEDVDDNEGISTHTDSQYLKPDTDTSEPERTNEERGESFACVSDATVTENDRQSTHTPVESSTSDSQLNSTDELIEPPKEEKSEYIDPGIEVGSDPVSESGLSAVSKDIQDQTGESSDLKNFEIVIEVSTNYSSEAHSPDHEVVCEEDTLLSDSQATDTLKVEPAEGFMESINEVGSPPEDSRVTISEDENSPYPSEGRINPQLDDKTEGPVSETSAVEVHTDAVAQADADADSGMNNEEDALEALDEAKLQQHCIIHEKVPEEDQSQSHLISENTALDVVNNSSSADVETLGESKIVSLSENSTEWQAEGDVSARLTETENTLKTVTDQLETSDACEDTLKTVTDQSETSDACEDTLKTVTDQSETSDACEDTLKTVTDQSETSDACEDTLKTVTDQSETSDACEDTLKSVRDQSETSGANVELVECDEETLTSKAVDIISLQIPSGLDASSEEHTMTGITKATGPCGTSGEVTMDIALKQEKLHDITHMNVLIEQVESSQEDNRKTEHVIVSKTETPVRAEVISEISFDAQLTDIDVATGTISEDTINDMPEAEMASVVIPGEGSCKHSHHEENSESAETELRADAPLGGVEDNRGIEDGAELAHLGEPAGSPHTDKSLTEDTPAENEIIAAAAEPSSVANSMSRPQNESGAATGEVSAFPEVTSKFADTEERSTSDSGDDRADSQSAPVSLSSEDKAEEFNKVAEKPVSSPGQRPGPSSCEKESTDASTQTHIQVAAGREDSVDETTSEETTSVQGSGSVLCAGESTDATSSPHIEVTTRRGGGAEETAEEEMTTASIQTESTEEEIPIVRGAEALEDSQDDLKFLQSCVLATQLDFEFDQAQDLTGSAVAIPVEPVEEIIKDGFTGKAFKKKKFKIKRKGVKRKEDCRLS, via the exons GCTGAGGCGCGTCTGGCTGCCAAGCGTGCGGCCAGGGCTGAGGCTCGTGAGATCCGCATGCGGGAACTGGAGAGGCAGCAGAAAGAG ATTCATCATGGTTCCAAG AGGTACTATGGTCTGGACAGCAAGTGGGGCCATATTGAGCAGTGGATG gaggagagtgagaggtacTCACGCCACTCACGGAGAAACACCTCG ATATCCGACGATGAGGAGCGGATGTCAGTGGGCAGTCGTGGCAGCCTAAGG GGGAATTTCATGTCCTCAGAATTGTGCGGCAGCACCAGCAGTCTGCCTTCCTGCAGATTCCACAGCCGG cCATCAGAGTATAGTGGTTTTCTGGGCTCCAGTTCCAGGGCCTCATCCAGAGCCAGTTCTGCCCGAGCCAGCCCCGTG GTGGAGGAGCGGATGGACAGAGACTTTTTTGACAAA GGTTCTAGAACAGCCTCCACCCTATCGGCTGCCACTTTAGCCTCTCTAGGTGGAGGTTCCTCGCGGAGGGGAAGCTGCGACACCTCCATTTCTGCTGATACAGAAGCCTCCATAAGGGAAATGAAG GACTCCCTTACAGAGGTGGAGGAAAAGTACCGGCGGGCCATGGTGTCCAACGCACAGCTGGACAACGAGAAGTCCAACCTGATGTACCAGGTGGACACGCTGAGGGACACACTCATGGAGCTGGAAGAACAGATGTGTGAAATGAGACGGGAGTACGAGGAAAaggccaag GATTACGAGCGAGAGCGCCATGCACATGCGGTTCTGAAGGTCCAGTTCACGGAGATGAAAGAAACTCTGAAACAGAGTGAGGAGTTGCTGGTG GAGGCCCAGCAGTTGCGCCTGAAGCAGCACAACTATGTTAGAGAGATCTCTGACCTCCAGGAGACTCTGGAGTGGAAGGAGAAAAAGATCGGG GCCTTAGAGAGGCAGAAGGAGTACTCAGACTCGATGCGGGATGAGCGCAATGCCTTCAGGGACCAGGTGCTCAGGCTCCAGGATGCTCTGAAG AAACACGGGATAACGCTCACATCTGAGCCAACAACCAATGGTGACGCGGGAGAGAGTGTGATTGACGGGCATGTCACCTCAGAGTCTGCCTCCCAGCTGGCCCAGGACAGCGACAGCATACTAG GAAGAGGTCCATACTCCATGGATCACTCTAGGCAAGTTTGCATATATCTGGATATCATTCCTGAGATAACACAGGAGGAGGATGGCTGCTTAGATGACCACCAGACTCCTCAAATAGAAGCAGGAGTATCAGAGGAGGCCCGCGTAGCAGAGTCCTCATCTTCTCAATTCAACCAGACTGCCCTCCTGCCTGAGAAGACCCCTGAAGAAgctggagaagaagaggaggacacACAAAAGATGGCAACACCTCCTTGTCAAGAAACAAAGAGCCATCAAGTTCAAGATCCTGCTGAAGTACAGAGTGCATCTGTGATTCTAAAAGATGGTGAAGACATGCGTGTGGAATATGGCTCAGAAGATGTTGATGATAACGAAGGAATCAGCACTCATACAGACTCTCAGTACCTCAAACCTGACACAGACACATCTGAACCTGAAAGGACgaatgaggagagaggggaaagctTTGCTTGTGTCAGTGATGCCACGGTTACTGAGAATGATAgacaatcaacacacacacctgtagagTCTTCTACTTCTGATAGTCAGTTAAATTCCACAGATGAACTCATAGAACCCCCgaaggaagagaagagtgaATACATAGACCCTGGAATAGAGGTAGGTTCTGATCCAGTGAGTGAATCTGGCCTGTCAGCTGTTAGTAAAGACATACAAGATCAGACAGGTGAGAGTTCAGATCTCAAAAACTTTGAGATCGTAATTGAAGTCTCCACAAATTACTCGTCTGAAGCCCACAGCCCTGACCATGAGGTAGTTTGTGAGGAAGATACTCTGCTTTCAGatagtcaggctactgacactCTCAAAGTGGAGCCTGCAGAGGGCTTTATGGAATCCATTAATGAGGTTGGGAGTCCTCCTGAGGACAGCAGGGTGACCATATCAGAAGATGAAAACTCACCATATCCAAGTGAGGGCAGAATAAATCCCCAGTtagatgacaaaacagagggcCCTGTGTCTGAAACCAGCGCTGTGGAAGTCCATACTGATGCAGTGGCACAGGCAGATGCAGATGCTGATAGCGGCATGAATAATGAAGAAGATGCTTTAGAAGCCCTGGATGAAGCCAAGTTACAGCAACATTGCATCATCCATGAAAAAGTACCAGAAGAGGATCAGTCAcagtctcatctcatctctgagAATACAGCTCTAGACGTCGTTAATAACTCCAGTAGTGCAGATGTGGAGACACTTGGAGAATCTAAAATTGTGTCTTTGAGTGAAAACAGTACAGAGTGGCAGGCAGAAGGTGATGTGTCAGCCCGTCTGACTGAAACTGAAAACACACTGAAGACTGTTACAGACCAATTAGAGACCTCTGATGCCTGTGAAGACACACTGAAGACTGTTACAGACCAATCAGAGACCTCTGATGCCTGTGAAGACACACTGAAGACTGTTACAGACCAATCAGAGACCTCTGATGCCTGTGAAGACACACTGAAGACTGTTACAGACCAATCAGAGACCTCTGATGCCTGTGAAGACACATTGAAGACTGTTACAGACCAATCAGAGACCTCTGATGCCTGTGAAGACACACTGAAGAGTGTTAGAGACCAATCAGAGACCTCTGGTGCCAATGTAGAGTTAGTGGAGTGTGATGAAGAAACTCTGACTTCTAAAGCAGTCGACATCATCTCTCTACAAATCCCATCTGGACTGGATGCATCATCAGAGGAGCATACTATGACAGGAATCACCAAGGCTACAGGACCCTGTGGAACCTCAGGTGAGGTTACTATGGATATCGCTCTCAAACAGGAAAAGTTGCATGACATCACTCATATGAATGTATTGATAGAGCAGGTAGAGAGCAGCCAAGAGGACAACAGAAAAACAGAACATGTGATTGTCTCAAAGACTGAGACTCCTGTACGTGCTGAGGTTATCTCTGAAATCTCCTTTGATGCCCAACTTACTGACATAGACGTTGCAACAGGAACTATTAGTGAAGATACAATAAATGACATGCCAGAGGCAGAAATGGCCTCTGTAGTAATCCCTGGAGAGGGGAGTTGCAAACACAGTCATCATGAAGAAAACAGTGAGAGTGCTGAGACAGAACTCCGTGCAGATGCACCACTCGGGGGAGTGGAGGACAACAGGGGAATAGAGGATGGAGCTGAGCTAGCACACCTGGGAGAGCCGGCGGGCTCACCGCACACAGATAAATCTCTCACTGAAGACACTCCTGCAGAGAATGAAATCATCGCTGCAGCTGCAGAGCCCTCCTCCGTGGCCAACAGCATGAGCCGACCACAGAATGAGAGCGGGGCCGCCACGGGAGAGGTATCTGCGTTTCCCGAGGTGACGTCCAAGTTCGCTGACACAGAGGAACGTTCAACCTCTGACAGCGGAGATGATCGAGCTGATTCACAGTCAGCACCTGTGAGCTTATCCTCAGAGGACAAAGCTGAGGAATTTAACAAAGTTGCAGAGAAGCCCGTTTCTTCACCCGGTCAGAGGCCTGGCCCTTCTAGCTGTGAAAAAGAGTCGACTGACGcctccacccaaacacacatccaGGTAGCTGCTGGGAGAGAGGACAGTGTGGATGAGACTACCTCTGAGGAGACTACCTCTGTCCAGGGGTCTGGCTCTGTTCTCTGTGCAGGCGAGTCGACTGACGCCACCTCCTCACCCCACATTGAAGTAACcactaggagaggaggaggtgcagaggagacggcagaggaggagatgacGACTGCCTCTATCCAGACAGAAAGCACAGAGGAAGAGATCCCCATTGTGAGAGGGGCCGAAGCACTGGAGGACAGTCAGGACGATTTGAAATTTCTACAGAGTTGTGTGCTGGCTACTCAACTGGACTTTGAATTTGACCAAGCACAGGATCTTACAGGTTCAGCTGTCGCTATCCCTGTAGAGCCTGTAGAAGAGATTATCAAGGATGGTTTCACTGGAAAAGCATTCAAGAAGAAAAAGTTCAAGATCAAACGGAAAGGTGTCAAACGGAAAGAAGACTGCCGCTTGTCATAG
- the lrrfip1b gene encoding uncharacterized protein lrrfip1b isoform X7: MGTQVTGRKRIPNREKMTAEDDALSQIAREAEARLAAKRAARAEAREIRMRELERQQKEIHHGSKRYYGLDSKWGHIEQWMEESERYSRHSRRNTSISDDEERMSVGSRGSLRGNFMSSELCGSTSSLPSCRFHSRPSEYSGFLGSSSRASSRASSARASPVVEERMDRDFFDKGSRTASTLSAATLASLGGGSSRRGSCDTSISADTEASIREMKDSLTEVEEKYRRAMVSNAQLDNEKSNLMYQVDTLRDTLMELEEQMCEMRREYEEKAKDYERERHAHAVLKVQFTEMKETLKQSEELLVKHGITLTSEPTTNGDAGESVIDGHVTSESASQLAQDSDSILGRGPYSMDHSRQVCIYLDIIPEITQEEDGCLDDHQTPQIEAGVSEEARVAESSSSQFNQTALLPEKTPEEAGEEEEDTQKMATPPCQETKSHQVQDPAEVQSASVILKDGEDMRVEYGSEDVDDNEGISTHTDSQYLKPDTDTSEPERTNEERGESFACVSDATVTENDRQSTHTPVESSTSDSQLNSTDELIEPPKEEKSEYIDPGIEVGSDPVSESGLSAVSKDIQDQTGESSDLKNFEIVIEVSTNYSSEAHSPDHEVVCEEDTLLSDSQATDTLKVEPAEGFMESINEVGSPPEDSRVTISEDENSPYPSEGRINPQLDDKTEGPVSETSAVEVHTDAVAQADADADSGMNNEEDALEALDEAKLQQHCIIHEKVPEEDQSQSHLISENTALDVVNNSSSADVETLGESKIVSLSENSTEWQAEGDVSARLTETENTLKTVTDQLETSDACEDTLKTVTDQSETSDACEDTLKTVTDQSETSDACEDTLKTVTDQSETSDACEDTLKTVTDQSETSDACEDTLKSVRDQSETSGANVELVECDEETLTSKAVDIISLQIPSGLDASSEEHTMTGITKATGPCGTSGEVTMDIALKQEKLHDITHMNVLIEQVESSQEDNRKTEHVIVSKTETPVRAEVISEISFDAQLTDIDVATGTISEDTINDMPEAEMASVVIPGEGSCKHSHHEENSESAETELRADAPLGGVEDNRGIEDGAELAHLGEPAGSPHTDKSLTEDTPAENEIIAAAAEPSSVANSMSRPQNESGAATGEVSAFPEVTSKFADTEERSTSDSGDDRADSQSAPVSLSSEDKAEEFNKVAEKPVSSPGQRPGPSSCEKESTDASTQTHIQVAAGREDSVDETTSEETTSVQGSGSVLCAGESTDATSSPHIEVTTRRGGGAEETAEEEMTTASIQTESTEEEIPIVRGAEALEDSQDDLKFLQSCVLATQLDFEFDQAQDLTGSAVAIPVEPVEEIIKDGFTGKAFKKKKFKIKRKGVKRKEDCRLS, translated from the exons GCTGAGGCGCGTCTGGCTGCCAAGCGTGCGGCCAGGGCTGAGGCTCGTGAGATCCGCATGCGGGAACTGGAGAGGCAGCAGAAAGAG ATTCATCATGGTTCCAAG AGGTACTATGGTCTGGACAGCAAGTGGGGCCATATTGAGCAGTGGATG gaggagagtgagaggtacTCACGCCACTCACGGAGAAACACCTCG ATATCCGACGATGAGGAGCGGATGTCAGTGGGCAGTCGTGGCAGCCTAAGG GGGAATTTCATGTCCTCAGAATTGTGCGGCAGCACCAGCAGTCTGCCTTCCTGCAGATTCCACAGCCGG cCATCAGAGTATAGTGGTTTTCTGGGCTCCAGTTCCAGGGCCTCATCCAGAGCCAGTTCTGCCCGAGCCAGCCCCGTG GTGGAGGAGCGGATGGACAGAGACTTTTTTGACAAA GGTTCTAGAACAGCCTCCACCCTATCGGCTGCCACTTTAGCCTCTCTAGGTGGAGGTTCCTCGCGGAGGGGAAGCTGCGACACCTCCATTTCTGCTGATACAGAAGCCTCCATAAGGGAAATGAAG GACTCCCTTACAGAGGTGGAGGAAAAGTACCGGCGGGCCATGGTGTCCAACGCACAGCTGGACAACGAGAAGTCCAACCTGATGTACCAGGTGGACACGCTGAGGGACACACTCATGGAGCTGGAAGAACAGATGTGTGAAATGAGACGGGAGTACGAGGAAAaggccaag GATTACGAGCGAGAGCGCCATGCACATGCGGTTCTGAAGGTCCAGTTCACGGAGATGAAAGAAACTCTGAAACAGAGTGAGGAGTTGCTGGTG AAACACGGGATAACGCTCACATCTGAGCCAACAACCAATGGTGACGCGGGAGAGAGTGTGATTGACGGGCATGTCACCTCAGAGTCTGCCTCCCAGCTGGCCCAGGACAGCGACAGCATACTAG GAAGAGGTCCATACTCCATGGATCACTCTAGGCAAGTTTGCATATATCTGGATATCATTCCTGAGATAACACAGGAGGAGGATGGCTGCTTAGATGACCACCAGACTCCTCAAATAGAAGCAGGAGTATCAGAGGAGGCCCGCGTAGCAGAGTCCTCATCTTCTCAATTCAACCAGACTGCCCTCCTGCCTGAGAAGACCCCTGAAGAAgctggagaagaagaggaggacacACAAAAGATGGCAACACCTCCTTGTCAAGAAACAAAGAGCCATCAAGTTCAAGATCCTGCTGAAGTACAGAGTGCATCTGTGATTCTAAAAGATGGTGAAGACATGCGTGTGGAATATGGCTCAGAAGATGTTGATGATAACGAAGGAATCAGCACTCATACAGACTCTCAGTACCTCAAACCTGACACAGACACATCTGAACCTGAAAGGACgaatgaggagagaggggaaagctTTGCTTGTGTCAGTGATGCCACGGTTACTGAGAATGATAgacaatcaacacacacacctgtagagTCTTCTACTTCTGATAGTCAGTTAAATTCCACAGATGAACTCATAGAACCCCCgaaggaagagaagagtgaATACATAGACCCTGGAATAGAGGTAGGTTCTGATCCAGTGAGTGAATCTGGCCTGTCAGCTGTTAGTAAAGACATACAAGATCAGACAGGTGAGAGTTCAGATCTCAAAAACTTTGAGATCGTAATTGAAGTCTCCACAAATTACTCGTCTGAAGCCCACAGCCCTGACCATGAGGTAGTTTGTGAGGAAGATACTCTGCTTTCAGatagtcaggctactgacactCTCAAAGTGGAGCCTGCAGAGGGCTTTATGGAATCCATTAATGAGGTTGGGAGTCCTCCTGAGGACAGCAGGGTGACCATATCAGAAGATGAAAACTCACCATATCCAAGTGAGGGCAGAATAAATCCCCAGTtagatgacaaaacagagggcCCTGTGTCTGAAACCAGCGCTGTGGAAGTCCATACTGATGCAGTGGCACAGGCAGATGCAGATGCTGATAGCGGCATGAATAATGAAGAAGATGCTTTAGAAGCCCTGGATGAAGCCAAGTTACAGCAACATTGCATCATCCATGAAAAAGTACCAGAAGAGGATCAGTCAcagtctcatctcatctctgagAATACAGCTCTAGACGTCGTTAATAACTCCAGTAGTGCAGATGTGGAGACACTTGGAGAATCTAAAATTGTGTCTTTGAGTGAAAACAGTACAGAGTGGCAGGCAGAAGGTGATGTGTCAGCCCGTCTGACTGAAACTGAAAACACACTGAAGACTGTTACAGACCAATTAGAGACCTCTGATGCCTGTGAAGACACACTGAAGACTGTTACAGACCAATCAGAGACCTCTGATGCCTGTGAAGACACACTGAAGACTGTTACAGACCAATCAGAGACCTCTGATGCCTGTGAAGACACACTGAAGACTGTTACAGACCAATCAGAGACCTCTGATGCCTGTGAAGACACATTGAAGACTGTTACAGACCAATCAGAGACCTCTGATGCCTGTGAAGACACACTGAAGAGTGTTAGAGACCAATCAGAGACCTCTGGTGCCAATGTAGAGTTAGTGGAGTGTGATGAAGAAACTCTGACTTCTAAAGCAGTCGACATCATCTCTCTACAAATCCCATCTGGACTGGATGCATCATCAGAGGAGCATACTATGACAGGAATCACCAAGGCTACAGGACCCTGTGGAACCTCAGGTGAGGTTACTATGGATATCGCTCTCAAACAGGAAAAGTTGCATGACATCACTCATATGAATGTATTGATAGAGCAGGTAGAGAGCAGCCAAGAGGACAACAGAAAAACAGAACATGTGATTGTCTCAAAGACTGAGACTCCTGTACGTGCTGAGGTTATCTCTGAAATCTCCTTTGATGCCCAACTTACTGACATAGACGTTGCAACAGGAACTATTAGTGAAGATACAATAAATGACATGCCAGAGGCAGAAATGGCCTCTGTAGTAATCCCTGGAGAGGGGAGTTGCAAACACAGTCATCATGAAGAAAACAGTGAGAGTGCTGAGACAGAACTCCGTGCAGATGCACCACTCGGGGGAGTGGAGGACAACAGGGGAATAGAGGATGGAGCTGAGCTAGCACACCTGGGAGAGCCGGCGGGCTCACCGCACACAGATAAATCTCTCACTGAAGACACTCCTGCAGAGAATGAAATCATCGCTGCAGCTGCAGAGCCCTCCTCCGTGGCCAACAGCATGAGCCGACCACAGAATGAGAGCGGGGCCGCCACGGGAGAGGTATCTGCGTTTCCCGAGGTGACGTCCAAGTTCGCTGACACAGAGGAACGTTCAACCTCTGACAGCGGAGATGATCGAGCTGATTCACAGTCAGCACCTGTGAGCTTATCCTCAGAGGACAAAGCTGAGGAATTTAACAAAGTTGCAGAGAAGCCCGTTTCTTCACCCGGTCAGAGGCCTGGCCCTTCTAGCTGTGAAAAAGAGTCGACTGACGcctccacccaaacacacatccaGGTAGCTGCTGGGAGAGAGGACAGTGTGGATGAGACTACCTCTGAGGAGACTACCTCTGTCCAGGGGTCTGGCTCTGTTCTCTGTGCAGGCGAGTCGACTGACGCCACCTCCTCACCCCACATTGAAGTAACcactaggagaggaggaggtgcagaggagacggcagaggaggagatgacGACTGCCTCTATCCAGACAGAAAGCACAGAGGAAGAGATCCCCATTGTGAGAGGGGCCGAAGCACTGGAGGACAGTCAGGACGATTTGAAATTTCTACAGAGTTGTGTGCTGGCTACTCAACTGGACTTTGAATTTGACCAAGCACAGGATCTTACAGGTTCAGCTGTCGCTATCCCTGTAGAGCCTGTAGAAGAGATTATCAAGGATGGTTTCACTGGAAAAGCATTCAAGAAGAAAAAGTTCAAGATCAAACGGAAAGGTGTCAAACGGAAAGAAGACTGCCGCTTGTCATAG